Genomic window (Rubeoparvulum massiliense):
GGATTGTGGCACCATCACAGCTCATTGCCACCAATCGTCAAGATGAAGATCGTTTGAAATGGCTGGAGCAGCATTATGGGATCAAAACCACTGTGAATAAAGAGGAAGCAGTGGCTCATGCAAATCTCATCGTCTTGGCGATGAAGCCGAAAGATATTGAGAGTGCGATGAAGGCGATCCGCTCCTATACTTCAGAAAAACAGCTCTTCATCTCCGTTTTGGCGGGAATCTCCACTTCATATATTACTGAATTATTAGGGCATCACGCTCCCGTCATCCGTACCATGCCCAATACCTCTGCCAAGGTAGGGGAATCTGCAACGGCGATCAGTGCAGGCGCCTATGCAACGGAGCGGGAGATCCAACTGGCCTGTGCATTGTTCTCTGCTATCGGAACGGTAACCGTGGTACCTGAGGAGCAATTGGATGCGGTGACAGGTTTAGCTGGAAGCGGGCCTGCCTACATCTATTACCTGGTAGAAGCTATGGAGAAAGCGGCCACAGAGATTGGGTTAGATGAAGAGGTTGGTAAAGAATTAGTGATCCAGACCTTAATTGGAGCAGCTAAGCGCTTAAGCACTACCTCAAAAACAGCGGAGGAACTCTATACGCAAGTTATGAGCCCTGGAGGTACAACGGAAGCGGGCTTACAGGTCTTAGCAGAAAATCATTTTCAAGATGCCATTGTCGCATGCATTAAGCGAGCCACAGAACGCTCGAAGGAACTAGGTGCACAAACGAAGAACTAATTTAAAGCGCTAATAATTAGAGTCTATGACACCAATCATTGTATGGTTGGTGTCATTTTTAATCATGTCGTAACTGGCAATTGTTGAGACTATTAAACTATGTTAAGATCATATAGTAAATTATGGTGATATAAGGTAGGGATTGTCATGACAATGATCGGTATTGATTTAGGAACGACCCATAGCTTGGTTGCTGCTTGGACAGAGCATGGTCCAACGATTATCCCCAATGCACTAGGCAGTCATTTAACCCCTTCTGTAGTAAGCGTGGATGAACAAGGGCAGATCCTGATTGGGGAAGTAGCAAAGGAACGC
Coding sequences:
- the proC gene encoding pyrroline-5-carboxylate reductase, yielding MTKIVSNIADQTIAFIGAGSMAESIIAGLIADRIVAPSQLIATNRQDEDRLKWLEQHYGIKTTVNKEEAVAHANLIVLAMKPKDIESAMKAIRSYTSEKQLFISVLAGISTSYITELLGHHAPVIRTMPNTSAKVGESATAISAGAYATEREIQLACALFSAIGTVTVVPEEQLDAVTGLAGSGPAYIYYLVEAMEKAATEIGLDEEVGKELVIQTLIGAAKRLSTTSKTAEELYTQVMSPGGTTEAGLQVLAENHFQDAIVACIKRATERSKELGAQTKN